The Sabethes cyaneus chromosome 1, idSabCyanKW18_F2, whole genome shotgun sequence DNA segment GCTGCGGTTTAGAGTGGAATTTTCCCTTGCCAATTTTGTTAAACTCTCGTCGTCTTCGTCATCATCGTCCGTGCGCAGCTCATCGATTactaaaatagaataaaaatacTAAGTAACTCAATTATATCTAAATATCACTTAGAAATCCCTACGTCCGTTGCTGCCGTTCATTTCCAGATCACTTTCCGACTCAGCAGAGCTACCGAGAGAACTATCCAATGGTCCCAAATCATCGTTCATACTACCGATCACTCGAACTCGATCACGCCCACTCATCGGGGGAGCTCCTCCCTCACCATGTCTGCTGCGGAACCGTGTGGATCCGCGGTCTCGATTCAAGAGCTCGCTCCTTAGCACTCTTTTGTCCGACTTCAGTTTTACATCTTCTCGCTCATCGAAGTCATCTAAATCATCGTCGTTTTCATCATCCGAATCCATCAAGCCTTCAGGCAGAATTGTCAAGCTGTTATCCACCATTTTAGCAATCGGCGAAGTCGGTGTCGGGGTACGATTCTTGCTAATTAGCTGAGATTTTAAAGCGTCTACACAACGAATACGGATAATGTACTGCTCGTAGAGATTCTTCAACTCGATCTCGAGCTTTTCGAATTCTTCCAAATAAGCTGGTCTAACTTTCTGCAGGGCTTGCAAACGTTGTCTTGACCGCTCTAGCTCGGATGATTTACGTTGTATTTTAGAAAGTAGATTAGCATTTTCAGCTTTGAGACTCTCCAATGTTGCCCTGGAGCTGACAAGCTTCGACTCTAGTGTACTTATTGCGGATTTGATTACTTTTTCAACCGTTGCCAGCTCTAATGGGCGGCTAGATTGAATGGTACGAGTCTCTCTGTTCACCAGTTCTTTTCGGAGCAGATCGTACAGGGCTGCTCCTCTATTAGTTAGATCGGACGATAGCCCACGCACTTTTTTCAAATCATCTATTTTATCGGATAGATCGATCTCAACATGAGATTTTATTGATTCATCGTCCGCTCCGGTTACTTTTGGTGACGAAATTAATAGGGAAGTGACCTTGAGCAGCTCAGCGGATGCTGCTGCCGAGCTAGCATACAACTTACGTGGGTTCACCTTAATGTTGGATTTTGTCACTAAAAACTCTGTAGCCGAACGTACGAAAGCAATACGGTCCTGTTCACTGCGAGTGCCGCCTGCAAGCTGTAAGTTGGGATCCAGTCGACTGATAAGCCATGTCAGTATGTCCGAGTAGGCAACGAAACTCTCTGGTCCACCGAATGGGGTGTTCAATACCGAAATCGGAATGTTGTTGGGGTAGCCCAGAAGCTTTAGGTGTTCCGAGAGATCTGTGGAGTAGAAAAACATTTATTACCTACATCAGCGTTTCCGAAATggaggttcgcgaacccccaggttTTGCCTAAAATTTGACTCGCAGCAAAATAGTATACGGTATTTCGCCAGCAGATTCGCGAACCAAAAAAAGTTGGAAACCTCTAATCTACATAGAAATTAACCAAGATAGTATTCCAAAGATTTCAACAACATGCTAATGTCAACCGATAACGATAAGATTTTCTTACGTGAAAATTTTTCGATCGCGGCTTCTATCCAGCTTTATACGATTTATAATGGCGATAATCCGTGTTCGTAATGTTTGAGCAGCATGCTAAAAATGCTGATCAGTATACTCATCTACTTTGGTAAAAACCTTGCATTCTCAGACTTGGATAACGACCCTGCCCTCTATCTAATCCAATTCAGATATCTAGCCTGGATCTAGAGGATTAAATTCCGGTCAATCCATGCAAAGCAAAACCagccgcgttggtcagaaagtagaacgACCGACGTTGGCTTGAAAATATAAAACATTTTTGGAATGCACGGCCCGGCTTCTCCAAGGGTGCGCGCAACCAAATTGAAGTTAAACATATTAACATTTCCGCGTAGTTTTCGAAACTCCACGTTGGTTCTACAGTTAacccactgacgaactgacatgacacttagaagaaaatactttaaaaaccatcgtcctacacattttgcttgcacactagcaccctctgttatgcatgttgtggagtagcttgcatttgcagggttttatgctgcatttaagtcaccttaaatgctacttaattgctactttggcaaaatatacagctactttactgctaaccctcttataatgctgacaatgcttgttaccagctgattaccgacaagaagatttaaaatagaattttgcaTGCTAATTTACAACAGCTACGCATTCAAAATGCTAATATACAGCAGCGTGCTGTATAAAACGCCAGAAATGCTAAtaagcgattgatttactgcttatggtaatgcttattggctacctgggtagtgccaaacttttgtatattagcaatcttaatggttataaaacgtatattaacattgttgatgcatagaagcattaacgtaaatcagcattaaagaaagaagtatatgcgcatataacgtgacaatataatgcatttagtcaattgcattaaaacgagccgtaagtgttgataaacggcttgtacttgacttcttattttgctattctacggccactatttgtgccctctgacatctgacggttgccgtctttttctaccctattggtaatgcaggacaagtagctatgatatgatatgagagggaatatcaccaagatttaagtacgactaatttcaactcactcaatcacgtccgctatggtttagatagcaaaggtgcaaggaaacgaatgaggttgcatgactaattcccggttcgagccctagGTCTAGGTTGTAACATTATTCAGCACTTCataaaatggttctgtttatcctgcttccctatgagatgcagcaaaaaaatagcttgcttttttatttttttaaatcccgactgaatctatttttattttccataaaagcaaacgatatgccgtcgatactttctcgatacgtcgataatgtagacaaaatgacgtttcgaataagcctcaaacaaacactaataatgtttattgaatgcttgtggcgtagcattttaataactcgctatttcgcctttttagcattatgtgagttctacagaagtatataaagaaaaataagcttttaatcatagttctgtatgcttatacaatgttgttaaaggactagtgtttagtgcttactggttgcTTGGGATTATTTAAATAATTTGAGTAACCTGGATTTTTTCCTCCAATTCTAGAACAAACTCAGAGAATTCTCTTTTGGAGTAGACACCCTGTATAAACTAAATTTGCAGAAATAGAGTGGGAttattattcaattattttcgataAAGTACTTCTAACACCTATCGTAACATTCTAAGAATGCGTTTATATATTTAGGTAAAATCTAAAAACGCACTTACCTCTAACATCTTTAAAAGACATAATTTTGTACAACTATTAAGGAATTGAAGTGAAGTTCACTTGTTAAATTCTAAATTAAAAAGTCATCATCAGCATGTTTGTCCTTGCGCGGCTGCCTTGGCAACCACTGTTTGTCGGATTTCGATTGACGTATTTTGCTCGGGAAACATAATTTCCTTTGTGTGAGTGCAAGACCGAAGGAACACCTGAAAGGCTCGCTCTATCTCTCCATCATTTTCCGCCTGCCAAAGTCAAACCCATCCGCGTAAACGAGAGGGCAAAGCTGCATGTGCGGAACGTGTAGAACTTACACCAAAGATTCACTCAGCAGGAGGGAAAGAGAGCGCTGCTAATTTCTGAAAAAGtagcaaaaagtaaaaagaaacgtcaaatcaaaacattgaaaattttCTCACTGA contains these protein-coding regions:
- the LOC128732531 gene encoding clusterin-associated protein 1, which codes for MSFKDVRDLSEHLKLLGYPNNIPISVLNTPFGGPESFVAYSDILTWLISRLDPNLQLAGGTRSEQDRIAFVRSATEFLVTKSNIKVNPRKLYASSAAASAELLKVTSLLISSPKVTGADDESIKSHVEIDLSDKIDDLKKVRGLSSDLTNRGAALYDLLRKELVNRETRTIQSSRPLELATVEKVIKSAISTLESKLVSSRATLESLKAENANLLSKIQRKSSELERSRQRLQALQKVRPAYLEEFEKLEIELKNLYEQYIIRIRCVDALKSQLISKNRTPTPTSPIAKMVDNSLTILPEGLMDSDDENDDDLDDFDEREDVKLKSDKRVLRSELLNRDRGSTRFRSRHGEGGAPPMSGRDRVRVIGSMNDDLGPLDSSLGSSAESESDLEMNGSNGLIDELRTDDDDEDDESLTKLARENSTLNRSAKQDQSDEDF